The proteins below come from a single Aegilops tauschii subsp. strangulata cultivar AL8/78 chromosome 6, Aet v6.0, whole genome shotgun sequence genomic window:
- the LOC109772972 gene encoding uncharacterized protein has product MTKLGLEAKDLEPTRTIFHDIVPGLSCSLIGQIWLDVLFGDSSHFRREPIWFEVVDLSSAYHALLCRPVLAKFMAGLITGTGDYRKSLDCAQDGAKLAESLVIAEERRQLDRIVALA; this is encoded by the exons atgaccaagctcggcctcgAGGCCAAGGACCTGGAGCCGACCCGGACGATCTTCCACGACATCGTTCCCGGCCTCTCTTGCTCCTTGATCGGCCAGATCTGGCTCGACGTCCTGTTCGGTGACAGCAGCCACTTCCGACGCGAGccgatctggtttgaggtggtggacctgtctAGCGCGTACCACGCGCTGCTGTGCCGGCCCgtgctcgccaagttcatggcg GGCCTCATCACCGGCACCGGCGACTACCGCAAGTCCCTGGACTGCGCCCAAGACGGTGCCAAGCTAGCCGAGTCGCTTGTCATAGCCGAGGAGCGGCGTCAACTCGACCGGATCGTCGCCCTGGCCTAG
- the LOC141025845 gene encoding uncharacterized protein, whose product MCYDVYFTAKKLKQYFQEQVITVVSTAPLGEVIRCRDASGRVAKLALELARHTILYEPRTTIKSQALADSLIDWTETQAPASGTPTTPTWRATASSSRSCEFLHVPRAENEAADTLGKIASSWQSIPPGVSLEHLHKPSIKPSPDSESIHVLDDPAAPQPGPGTAPTDPVVPQPGPGTAPASPTTTQPIPGAAEPSSGAATPEPIVMSVLAGVAAPSWALPISEFLENGVLPMDETEARQVQRRASAYSIINNELVKHSSTGMFQRCVEQDKGVEILLDIHQGECGHHAASRSLVAKFTKWIEARPIKKLDGPTAVQFIKDIALRYGMPNSIITDNGTNFAKGALAQYCSISGIRLDLASIAHPQSNGQVERANSLILSGIKPRLVEPLICSPGSWLDEFPGVLRSLRTMPNRSTGFTPFFLVYGAEAIIPTDVKFDSSRVMMYTEAEAKEAREDGVDLLEEARLLALSRSAIYQQGLRHYHSKKIKPLAFREGDLVLRLVQEQTGQHKLSSPWEGPFIVSKALCDRNAYYLIDARKRNKRKRDTTGEETPRPWNAELLCPFYS is encoded by the exons ATGTGTTACGAcgtgtacttcaccgccaagaagctgaagcagtaCTTCCAAGAGCAGGTCATCACCGTGGTCAGCACGGCCCCTCTCGGCGAGGTCATCAGGTGCCGGGATGCCTCTGGCCGGGTCGCCAAGTTGGCACTCGAGCTAGCCAGgcacaccatcctctacgagccccgcaccACGATCAAGTCCCAGGCCTTGGCCGACTCCCTCATCGACtggaccgagaccca AGCTCCGGCGAGTGGGACACCCACGACTccaacatggcgagctaccgcttcctcgtccagaagcTGCGAATTCCTCCATGTCCCGCGCGCAGAAAATGAAGCGGCGGACACGCTCGGCAAAATCGCCTCGTCCTGGCAGTCCATTCCGCCCGGTGTCTCCCTCGAGCATCTGcacaagccgtccatcaagccgtctccggACTCCGAGTCCATCCACGTCCTGGACGACCCGGCCGCACCTCAACCCGGTCCGGGGACTGCACCGACCGACCCGGTCGTgcctcaacccggcccggggactgctccaGCCAGCCCGACCACAACCCAACCCATCCCTGGGGCCGCTGAACCCAGCTCGGGGGCTGCCACCCCGGAACCCATCGTGATGTCTGTCCTCGCCGGGGTCGCGGCACCATCCTGGGCCCTGCCCATTTCGGAGTTCCTGGAAAACGGGGTCctccccatggacgagaccgaAGCCCGACAAGTGCAGCGCCGAGCGTCCGcctacagcatcatcaacaacgagctcgtcaagcATAGCTCCACCGGCATGTTCCAACGCTGCGTCGAGCAGGACAAGGGCGTTGAGATCCTCCTGGACATACACCAGGGCGAGTGCGGGCACCACGCCGCCTCGCGGTCCCTGGTGGCCAAG ttcaccaagtggatcgaggcaAGACCAATCAAGAAGCTAGACGGTCCAACGGCCGTCCAATTTATCAAGGACATCGCGCTGCGCTACGGCATGCCAAACAGCATCATCACAgacaacggcaccaacttcgccaagggcgcGCTCGCACAGTACTGCTCCATctccggcatccgcctcgacctAGCTTCCATAGCACATCCACAGTCCAATGGCCAGGTCGAGCGGGCCAACAGCCTCatcctatccggcatcaagccgCGACTCGTCGAGCCGCTCATCTGTTCACCCGGCAGCTGGCTTGACGAGTTCCCGGGCGTCCTCCGGAGTCTCCGCACCATGCCAAACAggtcgaccgggttcaccccattcttcctcgtctacggagcagaagccaTCATCCCGACCGACGTCAAGTTCGACTCGTCGCGTGTCATGATGTACACGGAAGCCGAAGCAAAAGAAGCCCgcgaagacggcgtcgacctgctcgaGGAAGCACGTCTCCTAGCGCTCAGTCGCtcagccatctaccagcaaggtcTGAGGCATtaccacagcaagaagatcaagcccctcgctTTCCGAGAGGGAGACCTCGTCCTCCGACTCGTCCAAGAGCAGACTGGCCAACACAAGCTATCCTCCccatgggagggccccttcatcgtcagcaaggcCTTATGCGACCGCAACGcgtactacctcatcgacgcccgCAAGAGAAACAAGCGCAAGAGGGACACTACCGGCGAAGAAACACCCCGGCCATGGAATGCAGAGCTCCTTTGCCCGTTTTACAGTTAG